GAGACTCCATATCTGGAAAATAGTCGATTAAGAATTCACCAAAGAATACCTACGGTAAAGTAAATTTGCTAAACGATAAAAAAATACAAAGATAGGAGCAAAAATTGCATCAGTCATCCAACATGATTTTTGCAAACCAGTACTCACAATCTACTATAAGTATGGTCTCCCTATCTTTTTCTACCTTATGCAAAGGTAATAGTTGTTTATGATGACTTCCAAAGTTCAGACACCGCATAAAGATGCTACTCAGTTTCATGTAATACTCACTCCACACAAAGACTATATCAAACTGATAATCAACAAAAAAGACAAGCCATATCTGTACAAAATCCTCATGGAAAATTTCAATAAAAAATATAAAAACAGCACAATCTGATATCAGATCATGCTGTCGGGGATTGGTGTGATTTTCTTAAATACCTTCAGACTCTGAGCATTGCTAAAAGTTCCCCTTTATTAAAAAATAGCTTTGATAAATATTTGATAGGATTTAGAGATTCACAAAATCTGAAAATTTAAAACCTGATCATAATAGAACCAGAACAAGGAGATGCAGCCAGGGACTTACAATAATTACCCCAGGCAATTTCAGGATAATCCCATTTGTTATTGATATACAGGATAAGTTGTTCATCAGCCATCCGATCAATACGACAAGAAACATCCGCCAGTGGAGAAATCACTGAAATCCTGGACAGCCTTGCACCTGAAAGTGTATAATAATAAATATTTTCTTTCATGCTCTTCGCTTTATTGGTTAGCGGTTTTTCACTCCTGGCACCCTTGTCTGACCAGTAATAATAGTTACGTGTATCTTGTCCCCAGGATTGTACTGGCTTTACACCATAAGCAACCTGTTTACTCTCATAAAGATGAGTTTCCCCATCGTTTCCGGCAAAATCTCCTTCGGGATAATAGTTCCAATAGCCATTACGTTTCCAGTCAAGCTGGTCAATATCATCAGGCATATAGTATTTAAGACCAATCTCTCTGAGATATCCATTTGGTTCACCTACTGTATGGTAGTTCGTGGTAAGCTCTCCGCTCTCATTCAATGTAATATTAAAATAGGCTTTCAGTCCCTGGTAAGTTCCTTCAATGGAGATCAGGGCAACACCATTGCTGATTTCACATTTAAGAGCTGTTTTTTTCCAGTCCTGATCAAGGATCAAAAATTTATTCGCACTTTTTCTTACTTCAGCACCAGTTAAATGATTCAGATTTACATCTATATTCAGGAACGGACCTTTTTTAATAAACACTTTTCCGTTTGATGTTGCATGCTCAATTAAACCACTTGCCTTAGAGACAGGGATCTCAAAACCATCTCCTTTAATTAGATACATAGCTGCATTTTCAACAAGTGTCAATGCTCCCCGATGTGTTGCAACGGGCATACTGACCGGACGTTCTCCGAAATAGTATTCGTATGTATCTATGACCAGGCCATTGCGGTCAACAAAGTTCATTAAAACTGATTTTCCGGCTTTCCAGTTTTCTGCAGGTAGTTCAAAATGCCCTTTTTTATGTGGATTGATATTCGGAAGGGTTATCGTTTTCTTCCGGTTCTCATAGGTATACTCCAATTTCACTTCATTCAGAAAAGTATGATCAAACCGGTTATACACCGAAAACTGAATCTTTTGATTTGGAATAAAGTTTTTGATTACTTTTCCTTCATCTAAAATACGGATCGGTGACTGAGCTTTTTTAACAGACCAGAATTCTGGTTTAGGTCTTCTCCATACATCTACAATCCCCCACTCTCCATAGCCTACTGCATGACCCTGGAAATCTGCTGGTTTGGCAGTTTTAGAAAACTCATTCCAAAAAGGAATTCCTTTTTTCAATTTCGTGGGAATATTAAAAGTTTCATCAACATAACCCCATATGGCTCCTCCCAGACCACCTTTTGTCGGGAACAAACGTCCCCACATCATATCTAACGAGATCCCCCAGAATTCTCTGATATTCGGATCATCACGTAAAGTCTGATAAGTATAACAGGCAGGATGCGCCCATTCATCAAATAATGCGGGTATACCTTCACTTCCTTCATAACCTTTAGTTGTTTTCCCATACTGAGTCAGATTACCGTCCACATCCTGATAATGCATACTCAAAATATCATAGATCTTGTCTTCACTGCTCTGTGTACCCGGATAACTCCAGATTACAGGCCTGGTCTTATCGGCCCCTTTCACATAATCCCGGCTTTGTTTAAAGTTACTTCCGTATTGGGATTCATTGCCAATAGACCAGATGACAACAGCAGGATGTGATCTGAAAGTATTGACCATTTCACGGCACTGGCTTAAATATTGGGCGGTATAATCCGGGTTATCCTGAGTAGCTCCGGGCGCATAATTTTTTTGTCTGTAGGTATCCACAAAACAAACAGATGTTTCTACTTCCACATATATCCCAAAACGATTACATAATTCAACAAAACGCTCAGAAGGCGGATAGTGGGAAGTACGGATAAAATTGATATTCGATTCTTTAAGTAACTTAACATCCAGACTATCATAATATGGAGTACTGACACGACCAAGAACCGGGTGCAAATCATGACGATTAGCACCTCTCAATTTTACAGGTTTTCCATTAACCAGCATCTGATTCGCTACGATCTTTATTTCTCTGAATCCGACTGCTTTACTAAATGAATAAATGTCTTTACCGTCTTTCTTCACCTTTACCACTAAACGATATAAATCAGGATGTTCAGCATCCCATTTCAAAGGATTTGAAACCCGGAAACTGTTTACGTTTTGCCCATCTTTAACTGTAAACTGACGATTCGTCTGTGGCACAGGCTGATGATGTTTATCTAATAAAACATACTGGATCGTTGTTCCTGCTGCCTTTTCAGCATTGTAACTCAATTTCAGCAACCCATCCCGGAAATCATTTTCCAGATCTGTTTCTACTCCAAAATCATGTATACTATTTACCGGTGTCGCAAAAAGAGTAACATCTCTTAAAATCCCGCCAATCGGGTGATGCGCGTAACCTGAAGCATAAGAGATATCGTCTAACCTATCCTGAATTTCCAGAGACACTGTATTTGGTTTTTCAAATGAAACATATGGAGTTATATCGCTTTCCCATCTGGAAAACCCTCCTTTATGTGTCCTTAGAGTTTTTCCATTAACACTTAATATGGCCTGACTATATACCCCATCAAACCTTAAAACAATCTTCTTTCCTTTAAAATCAGCTGGAAGCAAAAACTCCTTCTTATAAAAGAAAGATTTGTCATGTTCAATACCATATCCC
This portion of the Pedobacter lusitanus genome encodes:
- a CDS encoding glycoside hydrolase family 2 TIM barrel-domain containing protein is translated as MSKKILFLFVFVILAMNVSGQEQAYELPGRVIGVKRPLISLNGEWQFKFDTGSGWDLIHVPAEAVMQGYGIEHDKSFFYKKEFLLPADFKGKKIVLRFDGVYSQAILSVNGKTLRTHKGGFSRWESDITPYVSFEKPNTVSLEIQDRLDDISYASGYAHHPIGGILRDVTLFATPVNSIHDFGVETDLENDFRDGLLKLSYNAEKAAGTTIQYVLLDKHHQPVPQTNRQFTVKDGQNVNSFRVSNPLKWDAEHPDLYRLVVKVKKDGKDIYSFSKAVGFREIKIVANQMLVNGKPVKLRGANRHDLHPVLGRVSTPYYDSLDVKLLKESNINFIRTSHYPPSERFVELCNRFGIYVEVETSVCFVDTYRQKNYAPGATQDNPDYTAQYLSQCREMVNTFRSHPAVVIWSIGNESQYGSNFKQSRDYVKGADKTRPVIWSYPGTQSSEDKIYDILSMHYQDVDGNLTQYGKTTKGYEGSEGIPALFDEWAHPACYTYQTLRDDPNIREFWGISLDMMWGRLFPTKGGLGGAIWGYVDETFNIPTKLKKGIPFWNEFSKTAKPADFQGHAVGYGEWGIVDVWRRPKPEFWSVKKAQSPIRILDEGKVIKNFIPNQKIQFSVYNRFDHTFLNEVKLEYTYENRKKTITLPNINPHKKGHFELPAENWKAGKSVLMNFVDRNGLVIDTYEYYFGERPVSMPVATHRGALTLVENAAMYLIKGDGFEIPVSKASGLIEHATSNGKVFIKKGPFLNIDVNLNHLTGAEVRKSANKFLILDQDWKKTALKCEISNGVALISIEGTYQGLKAYFNITLNESGELTTNYHTVGEPNGYLREIGLKYYMPDDIDQLDWKRNGYWNYYPEGDFAGNDGETHLYESKQVAYGVKPVQSWGQDTRNYYYWSDKGARSEKPLTNKAKSMKENIYYYTLSGARLSRISVISPLADVSCRIDRMADEQLILYINNKWDYPEIAWGNYCKSLAASPCSGSIMIRF